Proteins from one Catenuloplanes atrovinosus genomic window:
- a CDS encoding DNA-directed RNA polymerase subunit beta': MLDVNFFDELRIGLATADDIRQWSHGEVKKPETINYRTLKPEKDGLFCEKIFGPQRDWECYCGKYKRVRFKGIICERCGVEVTRSKVRRERMGHIELAASVTHIWYFKGVPSRLGYLLDLAPKDLEKIIYFASYVVTSVDTEARHRDLSTIENEIFAEKRQSENSRDSEIEKRAAKLEQDLAELEAEGAKADVRRKVKESGEREMRQIRDRAQREIDRLDEVLDTFRKLDKKQLVTDELLYRELRDRFGEYFTGGMGAEAIKALLEGLDLDAEAENLREIIRSGKGQRKIRALKRLKVVAAFLNTRNSPLGMVLDCVPVIPPDLRPMVQLDGGRFATSDLNDLYRRVINRNNRLKRLIDLGAPEIIVNNEKRMLQEAVDALFDNGRRGRPVTGPGNRPLKSLSDMLKGKQGRFRQNLLGKRVDYSGRSVIVVGPQLKLHQCGLPRMMALELFKPFVMKRLVDLNHAQNIKSAKRMVERQRPVVWDVLDEVITEHPVLLNRAPTLHRLGIQAFEPRLVEGKAIQIHPLVCTAFNADFDGDQMAVHVPLSAEAQAEARILMLSSNNILKPSDGKPVTMPTQDMVIGLYHLSHLTPDAKGAGRVFSSDAEARMAYDNGELHLQAPVKIRLRGVVSVDNGPKSDRWVAPEEWTEGEPLLVDTTLGRVLFNETLPVGYRYVNYEIRKGQLSAIVNDLAERFPKVTLAATLDALKESGFHWATWSGVTIGMGDVVAPPGKPAILERYEKEAAQIDKQYQRGLMTAEERRGELIEIWTKATNEVAKEMDTALPQDNPLWKMINSGARGNLLQLRQIAAIRGLVANPKGEIIPRPIKASYREGLSVLEYFISTHGARKGLADTALRTADSGYLTRRLVDVSQDVIIREEDCGTERAIPMQVLERDAAGNLQIHEHAETGVHARTLADTITGPDGEVVAERGTDINSILVDKLHAAGVENVRVRSVLTCESKLGVCAACYGRSLPTGKTVDVGEAVGIIAAQSIGEPGTQLTMRTFHTGGVAGEDITQGLPRVQEIFEARVPKGKAPIADTPGRVRIEDGERVRKIIVVPDDGSDEIVYDKISKRSKLRYQDGEHVQVGEKLTEGTIDPHELLRILGPRAVQVHLTQEVQEVYRSQGVLIHDKHIEIIIRQMLKRVTVIDSGSTEFLPGLLVDRALFESENRRLVAEGGEPAAGRPQLMGITKASLATDSWLSAASFQETTRVLTDAAINSRSDSLVGLKENVIIGKLIPAGTGISKYRNVRVEPTEEAKAKVYSMTGYPETDYGFGPASGQAVPLDDFDFGSYR, from the coding sequence GTGCTCGACGTCAACTTCTTCGACGAGCTCCGCATCGGGCTGGCCACCGCCGACGACATCCGGCAGTGGTCGCACGGTGAGGTCAAGAAGCCTGAGACGATCAACTACCGCACCCTGAAGCCCGAGAAGGACGGACTCTTCTGCGAGAAGATCTTCGGCCCGCAGCGGGACTGGGAGTGCTACTGCGGAAAGTACAAGCGGGTCCGGTTCAAGGGCATCATCTGTGAGCGCTGCGGCGTCGAGGTGACCCGCTCCAAGGTCCGCCGTGAGCGCATGGGCCACATCGAGCTCGCCGCCTCGGTGACCCACATCTGGTACTTCAAGGGCGTCCCGAGCCGACTCGGCTACCTGCTGGACCTGGCGCCGAAGGACCTCGAAAAGATCATTTACTTCGCGTCGTACGTCGTGACGAGCGTCGACACCGAGGCGCGCCACCGCGACCTCTCGACGATCGAGAACGAGATCTTCGCGGAGAAGCGCCAGTCGGAGAACAGCCGCGACTCGGAGATCGAGAAGCGGGCCGCCAAGCTCGAGCAGGACCTGGCCGAGCTGGAGGCCGAGGGCGCCAAGGCCGACGTGCGCCGCAAGGTCAAGGAGTCCGGCGAGCGCGAGATGCGCCAGATCCGCGACCGCGCGCAGCGCGAGATCGACCGGCTGGACGAGGTGCTCGACACCTTCCGCAAGCTCGACAAGAAGCAGCTGGTCACGGACGAGCTGCTCTACCGCGAGCTGCGCGACCGGTTCGGCGAGTACTTCACCGGCGGCATGGGCGCCGAGGCGATCAAGGCGCTGCTGGAGGGCCTCGACCTCGACGCCGAGGCGGAGAACCTGCGCGAGATCATCCGCTCCGGCAAGGGCCAGCGGAAGATCCGGGCGCTCAAGCGGCTCAAGGTCGTGGCGGCGTTCCTGAACACGCGCAACTCGCCGCTCGGCATGGTGCTGGACTGCGTGCCGGTCATCCCGCCGGACCTGCGCCCGATGGTGCAGCTGGACGGTGGCCGCTTCGCGACCTCCGACCTGAACGACCTGTACCGCCGCGTGATCAACCGGAACAACCGGCTCAAGCGCCTGATCGACCTGGGCGCCCCGGAGATCATCGTCAACAACGAGAAGCGGATGCTGCAGGAGGCCGTCGACGCGCTGTTCGACAACGGCCGCCGCGGCCGGCCGGTCACCGGCCCGGGTAACCGCCCGCTGAAGTCGCTGTCCGACATGCTCAAGGGCAAGCAGGGCCGGTTCCGGCAGAACCTGCTCGGCAAGCGCGTGGACTACTCCGGCCGTTCCGTCATCGTCGTGGGCCCGCAGCTCAAGCTGCACCAGTGCGGCCTGCCCCGCATGATGGCGCTGGAGCTGTTCAAGCCGTTCGTGATGAAGCGCCTGGTCGACCTGAACCACGCGCAGAACATCAAGTCGGCCAAGCGCATGGTCGAGCGTCAGCGCCCGGTCGTGTGGGACGTGCTGGACGAGGTCATCACGGAGCACCCGGTCCTGCTGAACCGTGCTCCCACGCTGCACCGTCTCGGCATCCAGGCCTTCGAGCCGCGGCTGGTCGAGGGCAAGGCGATCCAGATCCACCCGCTCGTCTGCACCGCGTTCAACGCGGACTTCGACGGTGACCAGATGGCGGTGCACGTGCCGCTGTCCGCCGAGGCCCAGGCCGAGGCGCGGATCCTGATGCTGTCCTCGAACAACATCCTCAAGCCGTCCGACGGCAAGCCGGTCACCATGCCGACCCAGGACATGGTCATCGGTCTGTACCACCTGAGCCACCTCACGCCGGACGCCAAGGGCGCCGGCCGGGTGTTCAGCTCGGACGCCGAGGCGCGGATGGCGTACGACAACGGCGAGCTGCACCTGCAGGCACCGGTCAAGATCCGTCTGCGCGGCGTGGTGAGCGTGGACAACGGGCCGAAGTCGGACCGGTGGGTCGCGCCGGAGGAGTGGACCGAGGGCGAGCCGCTGCTGGTCGACACCACGCTGGGCCGCGTGCTCTTCAACGAGACGCTCCCGGTGGGGTACCGCTACGTCAACTACGAGATCCGCAAGGGTCAGCTTTCCGCGATCGTCAACGACCTCGCCGAGCGCTTCCCGAAGGTGACGCTGGCGGCGACGCTGGACGCGCTCAAGGAGTCCGGTTTCCACTGGGCGACCTGGTCCGGCGTGACCATCGGCATGGGCGACGTCGTCGCGCCGCCCGGCAAGCCGGCGATCCTGGAGCGGTACGAGAAGGAGGCCGCGCAGATCGACAAGCAGTACCAGCGTGGTCTCATGACCGCCGAGGAGCGCCGCGGCGAGCTGATCGAGATCTGGACCAAGGCGACCAACGAGGTCGCCAAGGAGATGGACACCGCGCTGCCGCAGGACAACCCGCTGTGGAAGATGATCAACTCGGGTGCCCGCGGTAACCTGCTCCAGCTCCGTCAGATTGCGGCGATCCGTGGTCTGGTGGCCAACCCGAAGGGCGAGATCATCCCGCGGCCGATCAAGGCCTCGTACCGGGAGGGTCTGTCCGTGCTGGAGTACTTCATCTCCACGCACGGTGCCCGCAAGGGTCTCGCGGACACCGCCCTGCGTACCGCCGACTCGGGTTACCTGACCCGTCGTCTGGTGGACGTCTCGCAGGACGTGATCATCCGCGAGGAGGACTGCGGCACCGAGCGCGCCATCCCGATGCAGGTGCTGGAGCGCGACGCGGCCGGCAACCTGCAGATCCACGAGCACGCGGAGACCGGCGTCCACGCCCGGACGCTGGCCGACACGATCACCGGGCCGGACGGCGAGGTGGTCGCGGAGCGCGGCACCGACATCAACTCGATCCTGGTCGACAAGCTGCACGCGGCCGGCGTCGAGAACGTGCGGGTCCGGTCCGTGCTGACCTGCGAGTCCAAGCTGGGCGTCTGCGCGGCCTGCTACGGCCGTTCGCTGCCGACCGGCAAGACCGTGGACGTCGGCGAGGCGGTCGGCATCATCGCGGCCCAGTCCATCGGTGAGCCGGGTACGCAGCTGACGATGCGTACCTTCCACACCGGTGGTGTCGCGGGTGAGGACATCACCCAGGGCCTGCCTCGTGTCCAGGAGATCTTCGAGGCGCGCGTGCCCAAGGGCAAGGCGCCGATCGCGGACACTCCCGGTCGCGTCCGGATCGAGGACGGCGAGCGGGTCCGGAAGATCATCGTGGTACCGGACGACGGCAGCGACGAGATCGTCTACGACAAGATCTCGAAGCGCTCGAAGCTGCGGTACCAGGACGGCGAGCACGTGCAGGTCGGCGAGAAGCTCACCGAGGGCACCATCGACCCGCATGAGCTGCTCCGCATCCTCGGCCCGCGCGCGGTCCAGGTCCACCTGACCCAGGAGGTCCAGGAGGTCTACCGCTCGCAGGGTGTGCTGATCCACGACAAGCACATCGAGATCATCATTCGCCAGATGCTCAAGCGGGTCACCGTCATCGACTCGGGCTCCACCGAGTTCCTGCCGGGCCTGCTGGTCGACCGCGCGCTCTTCGAGTCGGAGAACCGCCGCCTGGTCGCCGAGGGCGGGGAGCCGGCCGCCGGCCGTCCCCAGCTCATGGGCATCACGAAGGCGTCGCTGGCCACGGACTCGTGGCTGTCGGCGGCCTCCTTCCAGGAGACGACCCGCGTCCTCACCGACGCGGCGATCAACTCGCGCAGCGACTCGCTCGTGGGCCTGAAGGAGAACGTGATCATCGGTAAGCTCATCCCGGCCGGTACCGGTATCTCCAAGTACCGCAACGTCCGGGTGGAGCCGACCGAGGAGGCGAAGGCCAAGGTCTACTCGATGACCGGATACCCGGAGACCGACTACGGCTTCGGACCGGCCAGCGGGCAGGCCGTGCCGCTCGACGACTTCGACTTCGGGTCGTACCGCTGA
- the rpoB gene encoding DNA-directed RNA polymerase subunit beta, whose translation MAASRPAKTSRTSSAFAPRRISFGRITEHLEVPNLLAIQNESFDWLVGNEAWQNRSADDPNARSGLAEILDEISPIEDFSGTMSLSFSAPRFDEVKASIEECKEKDLTYCAPLFVTAEFTNNTTGEIKSQTVFMGDFPMMTPKGTFIINGTERVVVSQLVRSPGVYFDKQPDKTSDRDLSSVKVIPSRGAWLEFDIDKRDTVGVRIDRKRRQAVTVLLKAIGWSADQIREKFGWSELLMTTLEKDHIAGQDEALLDIYRKLRPGEPPTRENAQTLLDNLFFNPKRYDVAKVGRYKFNKKLEIDVPITTGVLTEDDIVATVEYLARLHAGEEGYEADDIDHFGNRRLRTVGELIQNQVRVGLSRMERVVRERMTTQDVEAITPQTLINIRPVVAAIKEFFGTSQLSQFMDQTNPLAGLTHRRRLSALGPGGLSRERAGFEVRDVHPSHYGRMCPIETPEGPNIGLIGALSTFARVNPFGFIETPYRKVVDGRVTDEIDYLTADEEDRFVKAQANAPLSSDGTFAEDRVLVRRKGGEIDYVAGTAVDYMDVSPRQMTSVATAMIPFLEHDDANRALMGANMQRQAVPLVKAEAPLVGTGMEYRAAVDAGDVVVAEVGGLVEDLCADYITVHQDDGHRRTYLLHKFRRSNAGSCVNQKPTVFEGDRVEAGQVIADGPCTDEGEMALGRNLLVAFMTWEGHNYEDAIILSQRLVQQDVLTSIHIEEHEVDARDTKLGPEEITRDIPNVSEEMLADLDERGIIRIGAEVVPGDILVGKVTPKGETELTPEERLLRAIFGEKAREVRDTSLKVPHGETGTVIGVRTFSREDGDELPPGVNELVRVYVAQKRKIQDGDKLAGRHGNKGVISKILPVEDMPFLEDGTPVDIVLNPLGVPSRMNIGQVLETHLGWVAKTGWNIEGDDTEWKRQLRSIDAHISEPDTNVATPVFDGAREDEIHGLLASTLPNRDGVQLIGSSGKAQLFDGRSGEPLPDPISVGYIYILKLNHLVDDKIHARSTGPYSMITQQPLGGKAQFGGQRFGEMECWAMQAYGAAYALQELLTIKSDDVLGRVKVYEAIVKGENIPEPGIPESFKVLLKELQSLCLNVEVLSSDGVALEMRETDDEVFRAAEELGIDLSRREPSSVEEV comes from the coding sequence TTGGCAGCTTCCCGCCCTGCGAAGACCAGTCGTACGTCGAGCGCTTTCGCTCCCCGCCGAATCTCCTTCGGCAGGATCACCGAGCATCTTGAGGTTCCGAACCTCCTGGCAATCCAGAACGAGTCGTTCGACTGGCTTGTCGGCAACGAAGCTTGGCAGAACCGATCGGCTGACGACCCGAACGCACGTTCGGGCCTTGCGGAGATTCTCGACGAGATCAGTCCCATCGAGGACTTCTCCGGCACCATGTCCCTTTCCTTCTCCGCCCCGCGCTTCGACGAGGTCAAGGCCTCGATCGAGGAGTGCAAGGAGAAGGACCTGACCTACTGTGCCCCGCTGTTCGTGACCGCGGAGTTCACCAACAACACCACTGGCGAGATCAAGAGCCAGACGGTCTTCATGGGTGACTTCCCGATGATGACCCCCAAGGGCACGTTCATCATCAACGGCACCGAGCGCGTCGTGGTCAGCCAGCTGGTCCGCTCGCCCGGCGTCTACTTCGACAAGCAGCCGGACAAGACGTCCGACCGCGATCTCTCCAGCGTCAAGGTGATCCCGAGCCGGGGTGCCTGGCTGGAGTTCGACATCGACAAGCGCGACACCGTGGGTGTCCGCATCGACCGCAAGCGCCGGCAGGCCGTCACCGTCCTGCTCAAGGCGATCGGGTGGTCCGCCGACCAGATCCGGGAGAAGTTCGGCTGGTCCGAGCTGCTCATGACGACGCTGGAGAAGGACCACATCGCCGGGCAGGACGAGGCCCTGCTCGACATCTACCGCAAGCTCCGTCCCGGCGAGCCGCCGACCCGGGAGAACGCGCAGACCCTGCTCGACAACCTCTTCTTCAACCCGAAGAGGTACGACGTGGCAAAGGTCGGCCGTTACAAGTTCAACAAGAAGCTCGAGATCGACGTCCCGATCACCACCGGCGTCCTGACCGAGGACGACATCGTCGCCACCGTGGAGTACCTCGCTCGCCTGCACGCGGGTGAGGAGGGCTACGAGGCCGACGACATCGACCACTTCGGCAACCGTCGGCTGCGTACGGTGGGCGAGCTCATCCAGAACCAGGTCCGCGTGGGCCTGTCCCGGATGGAGCGCGTCGTCCGCGAGCGGATGACCACGCAGGACGTCGAGGCGATCACGCCGCAGACCCTGATCAACATCCGTCCCGTCGTGGCGGCGATCAAGGAGTTCTTCGGTACGTCGCAGCTGTCCCAGTTCATGGACCAGACCAACCCCCTGGCGGGTCTGACCCACCGCCGGCGCCTCTCCGCGCTGGGCCCGGGTGGTCTGTCCCGTGAGCGGGCCGGCTTCGAGGTCCGTGACGTGCACCCGTCCCACTACGGCCGGATGTGCCCGATCGAGACGCCGGAGGGCCCGAACATCGGCCTGATCGGCGCGCTCTCCACGTTCGCGCGGGTCAACCCGTTCGGCTTCATCGAGACGCCGTACCGGAAGGTCGTCGACGGCCGGGTCACCGACGAGATCGACTACCTGACGGCCGACGAGGAGGACCGGTTCGTCAAGGCGCAGGCCAACGCGCCGCTGTCGAGCGACGGCACCTTCGCGGAGGACCGCGTCCTGGTCCGCCGGAAGGGTGGTGAGATCGACTACGTGGCCGGCACCGCCGTCGACTACATGGACGTCTCGCCGCGGCAGATGACCTCGGTCGCCACCGCGATGATCCCGTTCCTCGAGCACGACGACGCGAACCGCGCGCTCATGGGCGCGAACATGCAGCGTCAGGCCGTGCCGCTGGTCAAGGCCGAGGCGCCGCTGGTCGGCACCGGCATGGAGTACCGTGCCGCGGTCGACGCCGGCGACGTGGTCGTGGCCGAGGTCGGCGGTCTGGTCGAGGACCTCTGCGCCGACTACATCACGGTCCACCAGGACGACGGTCACCGTCGCACCTACCTGCTGCACAAGTTCCGCCGCTCGAACGCCGGCTCCTGCGTCAACCAGAAGCCGACCGTGTTCGAGGGTGACCGGGTCGAGGCCGGCCAGGTCATCGCGGACGGCCCGTGCACCGACGAGGGCGAGATGGCCCTCGGCCGGAACCTCCTGGTCGCGTTCATGACCTGGGAGGGCCACAACTACGAGGACGCGATCATCCTGTCGCAGCGCCTCGTGCAGCAGGACGTGCTCACCTCGATCCACATCGAGGAGCACGAGGTCGACGCGCGGGACACCAAGCTCGGCCCGGAGGAGATCACCCGCGACATCCCGAACGTCAGCGAGGAGATGCTGGCGGACCTGGACGAGCGGGGCATCATCCGGATCGGCGCCGAGGTCGTCCCCGGCGACATCCTGGTCGGCAAGGTCACGCCGAAGGGCGAGACCGAGCTGACCCCGGAGGAGCGGCTGCTCCGCGCGATCTTCGGTGAGAAGGCCCGGGAGGTCCGGGACACCTCGCTGAAGGTGCCGCACGGCGAGACCGGCACGGTCATCGGCGTCCGGACGTTCTCGCGTGAGGACGGCGACGAGCTGCCCCCGGGAGTGAACGAGCTGGTCCGGGTCTACGTGGCCCAGAAGCGCAAGATCCAGGACGGTGACAAGCTCGCGGGCCGGCACGGCAACAAGGGCGTCATCTCCAAGATCCTGCCGGTCGAGGACATGCCGTTCCTGGAGGACGGCACGCCGGTCGACATCGTGCTCAACCCGCTGGGCGTGCCCTCGCGTATGAACATCGGCCAGGTCCTGGAGACCCACCTCGGGTGGGTGGCCAAGACCGGCTGGAACATCGAGGGTGACGACACCGAGTGGAAGCGCCAGCTCCGCTCGATCGACGCGCACATCAGCGAGCCGGACACGAACGTGGCGACGCCGGTCTTCGACGGCGCGCGGGAGGACGAGATCCACGGTCTCCTCGCGAGCACGCTGCCGAACCGGGACGGCGTCCAGCTGATCGGCAGCTCGGGCAAGGCGCAGCTGTTCGACGGCCGCTCGGGCGAGCCGCTGCCGGACCCGATCTCGGTCGGCTACATCTACATCCTGAAGCTGAACCACCTGGTCGACGACAAGATCCACGCTCGCTCGACCGGTCCGTACTCGATGATCACGCAGCAGCCGCTGGGTGGTAAGGCGCAGTTCGGTGGTCAGCGCTTCGGTGAGATGGAGTGCTGGGCCATGCAGGCCTACGGGGCGGCGTACGCCCTGCAGGAGCTGCTGACGATCAAGTCCGACGACGTGCTGGGCCGCGTGAAGGTCTACGAGGCCATCGTCAAGGGCGAGAACATCCCGGAGCCGGGTATCCCCGAGTCCTTCAAGGTGCTCCTCAAGGAGCTGCAGTCGCTGTGCCTGAACGTCGAGGTGCTCAGCAGCGACGGTGTGGCCCTGGAGATGCGCGAGACGGACGACGAGGTGTTCCGCGCTGCGGAGGAGCTGGGCATCGACCTGTCGCGGCGCGAGCCGAGCAGCGTCGAGGAAGTCTGA